The following nucleotide sequence is from Pseudomonas putida S13.1.2.
CCTTCCTGGCCGCTGCTGGCCACCCGGTGGGCAAGTCGCTGTACGAGCCTGACCTGGTCGACACCGCCAAGGCCATCGCCGCCAAGGTCAGCGTGCCGCTGCCAGTCGACGTAGTGGTTGCCAAGGAGTTCGCCGAAACTGCCGAAGCCACCGTCAAGGCCATTGCCGACGTTGCTGCTGACGACATGATCCTGGACATCGGCCCGCAAACCGCAGCCAACTTCGCCGAGCTGCTGAAGTCGTCGCAGACCATCCTGTGGAACGGCCCGGTTGGCGTGTTCGAGTTCGACCAGTTCGGCAACGGCACCAAGGTACTGGCCAAAGCCATTGCCGACAGCGCAGCGTTCTCCATCGCCGGTGGCGGTGACACCCTGGCCGCCATCGACAAATATGGCGTCAGCAAGGAAATCTCCTACATTTCTACCGGTGGTGGTGCCTTCCTCGAGTTCGTCGAGGGCAAGGTCCTGCCAGCGGTGGCAATCTTGGAAGAGCGGGCCAAGGCCTGATGACGTCGGCGCTTGGCAAAGGGAGTGGCCTGATGGTCAAGCAATTGCCTGTGATGATACTGGCGGGCCTGCTGAGCGCCTGCTCCGGCAGCCCGGCCTCGGATGGCGACCCGGCGCACCCGCCCAAGGGTGGTTGCTACCAGTCCGAGTGGCAGGCCGAAACCGTGCCGGTCATCAGCAAGCGCGTGGGCCCGGAAGGCCTGGAAAAGTACGACGAAGACCACCAGCGCAAGGCGCCGGGTTGCCCTTGATCGGGTGAGAGGCAACCTGAAGGTTGATTTGTGGTCTTGAAGAAGGGGCCGCTGTGCAGCTCTTCGCGGGCTCGCCCGCTCCCACAGGTACAGTGCGTTCTCTGTGGGAGCGGGCAAGCCCGCGAAGAGCTGCACGGCAGCCCCAAATCGAGGAAACTGAATGAAAGCGCTTTTGGCCGTAACGGCCCTGGCGACACTGGCAGGATGCTCACTGCTGCAGCCGGCGCAACCCGCCCCGGCAGACGACTGGACCCGTTGGGTCTGCGATACCCAGGCCGAAGTGCTGTGGCGCTTCGCCGATGCACAACGCGACCAGGTCGACGTGCGCCTTGGCGGCGGTGACCAGGTCTACCGGCTCAAGTCCGAGCCGGGTGCTTCGGGCGCGCTGTACAGCGATGGCATGTTGGCCTTCCACACCAAGGGCGAAGAAGGCCTGGTGTACTGGGTAGCAACCAACGATCTGATTGGGCGGGGCTGCAAGGCACCGTGACTGGCCGGGCCGCGTGAATGGCCCACACTACTTGAACAGCAACCGCCCCTGCGGCAGGCTTGCACGAAACAAACGACGCTTGTCGGGAGAGAGATACACAATGGCACTCATTAGCATGCGCCAGATGCTGGACCACGCCGCCGAGTTCGGTTACGGCGTACCAGCTTTCAACGTCAATAACCTCGAGCAGATGCGCGCCATCATGGAAGCGGCTGACAAGACCGACTCCCCGGTGATCGTCCAGGCCTCGGCCGGTGCCCGCAAATACGCGGGTGCCCCGTTCCTGCGTCACCTGATCCTGGCTGCCATCGAAGAATTCCCGCACATCCCGGTGTGCATGCACCAGGACCACGGCACCAGCCCTGATGTCTGCCAGCGCTCCATCCAGCTGGGCTTCAGCTCGGTGATGATGGACGGCTCGCTGGGTGAAGACGGCAAGACCCCGACCGACTACGAGTACAACGTCCGCGTTACTCAGCAGACCGTTGCCATGGCGCACGCCTGTGGCGTTTCGGTAGAAGGCGAGCTGGGCTGCCTGGGTTCGCTGGAAACCGGCATGGCCGGTGAAGAAGACGGCATCGGCGCCGAAGGCGTGCTGGACCACAGCCAGATGCTGACCGACCCGGAAGAAGCGGCCGACTTCGTCAAGAAGACCCAGGTCGACGCCCTGGCGATCGCCATCGGTACCAGCCACGGTGCCTACAAGTTCACCAAGCCGCCTACCGGTGACGTGCTGGCCATCGACCGCATCAAGGAAATCCACAAGCGCATCCCCAACACCCACCTGGTGATGCACGGTTCTTCCTCGGTCCCGCAAGAGTGGCTGGCGATCATTAACCAGTATGGCGGCGACATCAAGGAAACCTACGGTGTACCGGTCGAAGAGATCGTTGAAGGCATCAAGCACGGCGTGCGCAAGGTCAACATCGACACCGACCTGCGTCTGGCTTCCACCGGTGCAATGCGTCGCCTGATGGCGCAGAACCCGAGCGAGTTCGACCCACGCAAGTTCTTCGGTGAAACCGTCAAAGCCATGCGTGAAGTGTGCATCGCCCGTTACGAAGCCTTCGGCACTGCCGGTAATGCCTCGAAGATCAAGCCGATCTCCCTCGAAGGCATGTACCAGCGCTACCTGAAAGGTGAGCTGGCCGCCAAGGTCAACTGATTAACTGGCAGCAGTGAAAAACCCGCAGCGATGCGGGTTTTTTTATGGGTGGCAAAAAGCCGGAACATATTCCGGCAGACCGACCGTTAGTCGGCTACCGTACAGTTGAACCACTGATAGCGTTCTGATTGCATTGCGTGTTACCACCTCAGGACTAGAGTAATAATGGATCCAACCGTATTTTGAAGTCGGTCACATAATAGAGAAGCAGCATGGATGGCGCTCAAGCTCAAGCTCAACCACAGCCACTGGATGGTAGCTCGGTCCTTCTGGTGGTAGATGACTACCCCGAGAACCTCATCAGCATGCGGGCGTTGCTGGCCCGGCAGGATTGGCAAGTGTTGACGGCAAGCTCGGGGACGGAAGCCTTGAGTGCGTTGCTGGAACACGATGTCGACCTGGTCTTGCTGGATGTACAGATGCCGGAGATGGATGGGTTCGAAGTCGCCCGGCTCATGCGTGGCAGCCAGCGCACCCGGCTGACACCGATCATCTTCCTCACCGCCAACGAACAGTCCGAAGCGGCCGTGCTCAAAGGGTACGCCAGCGGCGCTGTGGACTACATGTTCAAACCGTTCGACCCGCAAATTCTCAAGCCCAAAGTGCAGGCCTTGCTCGACCAGCAGCGCAACCGGCGCATGCTGCAGCGCCTGACCCGCGAGCTGGAGGCAGCCAGGGCGTTCAATGCGTCGATCCTGGAGAACGCCGCCGAGGGCATTCTGGTGGTGGATGCCCAAGGCGTCATCAGTTTTGCCAACCCGGCCATTTCGCGCTTGCTGGCGGCCCCGGTGCAGCAGTTGCAGGGTGTGCACCTGCTCGACCTGGTGCAACTCGCCAGTGCCAGCGTGTGGGGGGAGTCTGACTTCTACCAGGCCTACCTGGGGCGGCGTATTTTCCGCGTGCATGATGCCCAGCTGCGTACCCTCGGTGGCGAACTGGTGCCGGTGGCGTTGTCCTGCGCACCGTTGCCGGCTGACCAGCAGGCCATGGTGGTCACCGTGCTGGACATGTCGGTGGTGCGCAACCTGCACCAGCAGCTGGAATACCAGGCCGTGACCGACCCGCTTACCGGCCTGCTCAACCGCCGTGGTTTCTACCAGGCGGCCGAAGGTGCGCTGCTGCGCAACGAGCGTTCGGACAAGGCACAGGCATTGATGTACATGGACCTGGACGGCTTCAAGCGCATCAACGACTCGTTGGGCCACGACACCGGTGACCGTGTGCTGCGCTGGGTGGGCGAGCAACTCAAGGATTGCCTGGGCAGCGAGGCCTTGCTGGCACGCATGGGAGGGGATGAATTCACCGCGCTTTTCGACAGCCTGCCCTATCCCGAACAGGCCGGGCGCTATGCCGAGAAGTTGCTTGAGCGTATTTCGATCAGCCACCAGATCGAAGGGCTGGATGTGTGCCTTGGGGTCAGCATCGGCATCGCCACCTTCCCGGACTGCGGGGCCAATGTGGAAGGCCTGCTGCGCGCCGCCGATGCAGCGATGTACGCCGCCAAGCAGGCCGGGCGCCAGCAGTACCGTTTCTACGACCAGGAGCTCAACGGCCGGGCGCGCTCGCGGCTGATGCTGGAAGACGGTGTGCGCACCGCCATCGAGCAGCAGGATTTCACCTTGGTGTATCAGCCGCAGGTGTCGTTCATTGATGGCCGTCTGCGGGGCTTCGAGGCCTTGTTGCGCTGGCAGCATCCCAGCGTCGGCGACGTACCGCCTGGGCTGTTTATCCCGTTGCTGGAAGAGGCCCGCCTGATCAACCGCCTGGCCAGCTGGATCTACCGCCAGGGGGCCGCCCAGCGCCAGGCCTGGTACGAACGCTTCCCTGCAGACCTTGTGCTCGGCATCAGCCTGAGCCGCGCGCAGTTCGTCATGCCCGGCCTGGTCGAAGAGCTGCAGCGGGTGATCCAGCTTTACCAGCTGGACCCGGCGCAGCTGGAGGTGGAAGTCGCGGAAACCTCGCTGATGTATAACATCGATGCGGCCGTCAAACAGATACACCGCTTGCGTGAGCTGGGGGTGCGGGTGGCCCTGGACGATTTTGGCGCAGGCGACTGTTCGTTGCGCATGCTGCGTGACTTGCCGATCGACACCTTGAAGCTCGACCGCCACCTGGTGGCGCGCTTGCCTGATTCGGCGGTGGATGCAGCCTTGGTCCGCAGTGTCATCGGCCTGTGCGCCGACTACGGCATCACAGTGATCGCCGAGGGTGTGGAAACCCCGGCCCAGGCGGCTTGGCTGAAGGCCAATGGTTGCGAATACGTGCAGGGTTTTCTGGTGGCGTACCCAATGACTGCTGCGGATGCCAGCGGCTTCCCGGCAATTTTCTCCTGGCCAGGGCCATGATTGGCTAGAATCGGCATTCGTTACGCCGAATGCAGCGCCATGACCGTATTACGTTACCTGCAAGCCTACCCTGCACACCTGCAAGAGCAGGTGCGGCAGATGATCGACAGCGACCGCCTGGGCGAATACCTGCAGCGCCGCTACCCCGACCGCCATGACGTGCAAAGCGACAAGGCGCTGTACGGCTATGCCCAGGATCTGCGCCAGCAATACCTGCGCAGTGCGCCGAACCTGGACAAGGTGCTGTTCGACAACCGTCTCGACCTGACCCATCGGGCCCTGGGCCTGAACACGGCGGTGTCGCGGGTGCAGGGCGGCAAGCTCAAGGCGAAGAAGGAAATCCGCATTGCCTCGCTGTTCAAGGAAGCTGCGCCGCAGTTCTTGCGCATGATCGTGGTGCATGAACTGGCGCACCTGCGCGAGCGCGATCACAACAAGGCGTTCTACCAGCTCTGCCAGCATATGGAGCCGGACTACCACCAACTGGAATTCGACCTGCGCGTCTACCTGACCTATCGGGAGCTGCCAGGCAACTGCTAAGGACCACGCAGCATGGAAGTGAGCAAGACCAAGAGCAGCTTCTACCGTCGCCTGTACGTCGCCTGGCTGATCGACAGCCAGACCGCGACCAGCGTGCCCGCCCTGATGGAGGCTACCGGCATGCCGCGACGCACGGCCCAGGACACCATCGCCGCGCTGGCTGACCTGGACATCGTCTGCGAGTTCGAACAGCAGGAAGGCGCACGCAACCACGCCGGGCATTACCGCATTCATGACTGGGGGGCGATCGACAAGCAGTGGATCATCCGCCACTTGCGGCAGATCCGCGAAGTGCTGGGCTATCCCTGAGGATTCCGGGGCTGCTGTGCAGCCCATCGCCCAGGCCTGCGCGGAACCTGTGGGAGCTGGCTTGCCGGCGAAAGGGGTGCAAAGCACCCCCGGCAATTTCAGCCTTTGCGCATCCCGATGTGCGGGATGTCATCTTCAAGATATTCCTCGCCCACCACCTCAAACCCATGGCCGGCATAAAACCCCTGCAAGTGCGCCTGTGCCGACAGGTAAACCGGTACTCCCGGCCAGCAATGCTCTGCCGCCTCCAGCCCCTTGAGCAGCAACGTGTGCCCCAGCTTCAGGCCGCGCGCTTCGGGGGCGGTCACCACCCGCCCGATAACCACGTCCCCGCCCTGGGACTGCGGGTCGAGCAAGCGCAGATAAGCCACCAGCTTGTCGTCCTGCCAGGCCATCAGGTGCACGGTATCGCCGCTCAGGTCCTGGCCATCGACTTCCTGGTACGCGCAGCGCTGCTCGACCACAAACACTTCGGTGCGCAATTGCAGAATGGCGTAGAGCTGGTCCTTGCCGAGGTCGGTGTGGTGCTTGCAGAGCCAGTCGATGGACATTGGCGAACTCCTTGAATGGGTAGTCGATCATCGCACGTCGTCGGTGCTTCGGCCAAAATAGAGGCTAAATGACACTATTGGCCGCTGCCCTCTGCAACAGCTTTGTGTAATCTCGTCGGCAGTGTGTGCCCTCCATAGCGAAAGGACGTGAGCATGCGGCCACTGCTTTGTGTGCTGGGATTACTGGCAATGATGCTGGCAACACCCGCCCCGGGTCACGACAAGCTACGGTTGGTGGCTGACAGCTGGCCACCGTTCACGGATGCCAACATGCCGGGCGGCGGCCTGGCGACCAGCATCGTTACCACGGCACTGGCACGTGCCGGCTACACCAGCGGCTATGAAGAGGCGCCTTGGGCGAGGGCGCTGCTGGGGGTAGGTGAGGGGCGCTACGACGTACTGATCAATGCCTGGTACAACGACTCGCGCGCCAACATCGGGCAGTTTTCCAAAGCCTACCTGACTAACCGCATTCGCCTGCTGCAACGCACGGGCGAAAATTTCCACTACAAAGGCCAGTCGGATTTGTACCCCTACAGCATCGCGGTGGTACGTGATTACGCCTATTCCCCGGAATTCGACGCCGATACCCGTCTGCACAAGGTGCCGGTGCGCAACTTTTCGTCGGCGGTACGCATGCTGGCGGCAGGGCGGGTGAACCTGGCGGTGGAAGACGAGTACGTGGCCCGCTACAACCTGCAGCGTGAGCCGCAGGAAGTGCGTGATGGGGTGATGCTGGTGGAGCCGCCGCTGGGGGAGAACACCCTGCATATCCTGGTGAGCCTGAAGCACCCGGAGCATAAACGCATCGTCGAGCGCTTCGAGCAGGCCATTGAGGCGATGAAGGCCGATGGCAGCTATGACCGGCTGTTGCGTCAGCATGGCTTCTGACCTATATCGCGTGTTCTGGCCTCTTCGCGGGTAAACCCGCTCCCACAGGTAATCCATATGTCCCAAGCCCTGTGAAATCCCTGTGGGAGCGGGTTTACCCGCGAAGAGGCAAGCACAGGCAACCCAAAAATCAGGCCGGGGCACCTTCCTTGATCAGGTGTGCCGCCAAGGTCCGCAACGGCCCCAACTGCCGGCAAATCAACGCCAACTGTGTCTGCACCAACCGCTGATGTTCATCCAGCTCTTCCGGCATCTGCTCCAGGGCATTGGCCAGCGCCTCTTCGGCATCGCTGTGAATCGCCACCGGTAGCCGTGCTGCCAGGCCGTTGGCAATCTCGTCCAGGCTGCTGGCCAGGCTTTGCCCGGCGCCCTCGATCAACTGCTCCTGCACTTCTGCCGGCAAGGCCGTGTCGCGGTGCGCGCCCAACCCCGAGAGGTAGCTGAGCAAGGTGTGCGACAGCACCAGGAAGCGGAAGCCAACGTCAGCCTCCTTACGGAAATGCCCCGGCTCCATCAGCATGTTGGCCAAGGTAGTGGACAGCGCCGCGTCGGCGTTATGGGCATTGCGCCGGGCCAGGCGGTAGGC
It contains:
- a CDS encoding putative bifunctional diguanylate cyclase/phosphodiesterase, with amino-acid sequence MDGAQAQAQPQPLDGSSVLLVVDDYPENLISMRALLARQDWQVLTASSGTEALSALLEHDVDLVLLDVQMPEMDGFEVARLMRGSQRTRLTPIIFLTANEQSEAAVLKGYASGAVDYMFKPFDPQILKPKVQALLDQQRNRRMLQRLTRELEAARAFNASILENAAEGILVVDAQGVISFANPAISRLLAAPVQQLQGVHLLDLVQLASASVWGESDFYQAYLGRRIFRVHDAQLRTLGGELVPVALSCAPLPADQQAMVVTVLDMSVVRNLHQQLEYQAVTDPLTGLLNRRGFYQAAEGALLRNERSDKAQALMYMDLDGFKRINDSLGHDTGDRVLRWVGEQLKDCLGSEALLARMGGDEFTALFDSLPYPEQAGRYAEKLLERISISHQIEGLDVCLGVSIGIATFPDCGANVEGLLRAADAAMYAAKQAGRQQYRFYDQELNGRARSRLMLEDGVRTAIEQQDFTLVYQPQVSFIDGRLRGFEALLRWQHPSVGDVPPGLFIPLLEEARLINRLASWIYRQGAAQRQAWYERFPADLVLGISLSRAQFVMPGLVEELQRVIQLYQLDPAQLEVEVAETSLMYNIDAAVKQIHRLRELGVRVALDDFGAGDCSLRMLRDLPIDTLKLDRHLVARLPDSAVDAALVRSVIGLCADYGITVIAEGVETPAQAAWLKANGCEYVQGFLVAYPMTAADASGFPAIFSWPGP
- the fba gene encoding class II fructose-bisphosphate aldolase (catalyzes the reversible aldol condensation of dihydroxyacetonephosphate and glyceraldehyde 3-phosphate in the Calvin cycle, glycolysis, and/or gluconeogenesis) → MALISMRQMLDHAAEFGYGVPAFNVNNLEQMRAIMEAADKTDSPVIVQASAGARKYAGAPFLRHLILAAIEEFPHIPVCMHQDHGTSPDVCQRSIQLGFSSVMMDGSLGEDGKTPTDYEYNVRVTQQTVAMAHACGVSVEGELGCLGSLETGMAGEEDGIGAEGVLDHSQMLTDPEEAADFVKKTQVDALAIAIGTSHGAYKFTKPPTGDVLAIDRIKEIHKRIPNTHLVMHGSSSVPQEWLAIINQYGGDIKETYGVPVEEIVEGIKHGVRKVNIDTDLRLASTGAMRRLMAQNPSEFDPRKFFGETVKAMREVCIARYEAFGTAGNASKIKPISLEGMYQRYLKGELAAKVN
- a CDS encoding winged helix-turn-helix domain-containing protein; the encoded protein is MEVSKTKSSFYRRLYVAWLIDSQTATSVPALMEATGMPRRTAQDTIAALADLDIVCEFEQQEGARNHAGHYRIHDWGAIDKQWIIRHLRQIREVLGYP
- a CDS encoding GNAT family N-acetyltransferase, yielding MSIDWLCKHHTDLGKDQLYAILQLRTEVFVVEQRCAYQEVDGQDLSGDTVHLMAWQDDKLVAYLRLLDPQSQGGDVVIGRVVTAPEARGLKLGHTLLLKGLEAAEHCWPGVPVYLSAQAHLQGFYAGHGFEVVGEEYLEDDIPHIGMRKG
- a CDS encoding MliC family protein; translated protein: MKALLAVTALATLAGCSLLQPAQPAPADDWTRWVCDTQAEVLWRFADAQRDQVDVRLGGGDQVYRLKSEPGASGALYSDGMLAFHTKGEEGLVYWVATNDLIGRGCKAP
- a CDS encoding M48 family metallopeptidase; the protein is MTVLRYLQAYPAHLQEQVRQMIDSDRLGEYLQRRYPDRHDVQSDKALYGYAQDLRQQYLRSAPNLDKVLFDNRLDLTHRALGLNTAVSRVQGGKLKAKKEIRIASLFKEAAPQFLRMIVVHELAHLRERDHNKAFYQLCQHMEPDYHQLEFDLRVYLTYRELPGNC
- a CDS encoding substrate-binding periplasmic protein; this encodes MRPLLCVLGLLAMMLATPAPGHDKLRLVADSWPPFTDANMPGGGLATSIVTTALARAGYTSGYEEAPWARALLGVGEGRYDVLINAWYNDSRANIGQFSKAYLTNRIRLLQRTGENFHYKGQSDLYPYSIAVVRDYAYSPEFDADTRLHKVPVRNFSSAVRMLAAGRVNLAVEDEYVARYNLQREPQEVRDGVMLVEPPLGENTLHILVSLKHPEHKRIVERFEQAIEAMKADGSYDRLLRQHGF